The following coding sequences lie in one Silene latifolia isolate original U9 population chromosome 5, ASM4854445v1, whole genome shotgun sequence genomic window:
- the LOC141655540 gene encoding uncharacterized protein LOC141655540 has product MENPFANTENISKTPSFMEPTDPLYLHPAESAHPLVVDVKLSGIENYLEWKRQMEITICSKRKLGFLTGVVKRPTDDPLRADAWDTCNSLLISWIFHNVEKSIKNSVLYTKTAKEIWDYLQKHFSVSNGARKFRLNKELEDLEQGDKSIFEYFTELRILWQNLEIMTDWPPVTQVTPEINAWLDAQLKEQEERKSVSV; this is encoded by the coding sequence ATGGAAAATCCCTTCGCAAACACTGAAAATATTTCCAAAACACCATCTTTCATGGAGCCAACTGATCCTCTTTACCTCCACCCAGCAGAAAGTGCTCATCCACTGGTAGTTGATGTTAAGCTATCAGGGATTGAGAACTATCTAGAGTGGAAGAGACAGATGGAAATAACAATCTGTTCAAAAAGGAAGTTGGGTTTTCTAACTGGAGTTGTTAAGAGGCCAACTGATGATCCTTTGAGAGCTGATGCTTGGGATACATGTAATAGCCTGCTCATTTCATGGATTTTTCACAATGTGGAGAAATCTATCAAGAATTCTGTTCTCTACACCAAGACCGCAAAGGAGATCTGGGATTACCTCCAAAAACATTTCTCTGTCAGTAATGGCGCAAGAAAGTTCAGACTCAACAAGGAGCTTGAAGATCTGGAACAAGGTGATAAGAGTATTTTTGAATACTTCACAGAATTGAGGATCTTGTGGCAAAATTTGGAGATCATGACTGACTGGCCTCCTGTCACACAAGTGACCCCTGAAATCAATGCTTGGCTTGATGCACAACTCAAAGAGCAGGAAGAGAGGAAGTCTGTTTCGGTTTAA
- the LOC141657562 gene encoding uncharacterized protein LOC141657562 isoform X1 — MEIDRSQGRKLSDSPNITSPHRDRNTDTDSDSDSDWDWDSIKADFMLSLKDVRVAPPPLVKFFNVSLSGSSLTNDCQLYGDIAVRDMCGLVFLMYHRLESNPQSIVSGENLLTDEKDLGDVVTIPSNDLLLHFSLVASSKLRLCDNITLAIPCGKDGWDEEYAGVSYLRVPYAGTATNSKKKNQSRLENEMYPSRVPILQSRHTDWDYDLDNDDVKPCCYQGLHVAPLVEIFNVSLHGSCLTKDCRVYGYIEVSDKHGRVFHIYRRPESDPQSIVSGDNLLLTVEKDLENTVIIPSDNVHLHVNLAASSKLRLLDNITLDISRGKDRWDEEYCSKLSGREDFYVKVNYATFPYAVTATVSILFFSNDDAHLFQNEREEEEEDVTNYNKHNCSHFANLYGSVTSSVSSNKSQMTSLFSNPRENCVKVQCGSFINLSRSVVVVPAYSSLQIEASLYDGDTAGLIAEGKVQFRPEDCKKDIVGINEGILVQVVWSSGVYRELYRTNSESDEVREEDPVESDKVESRQSTSSYFIPHEDYITNRRIPSPCSMDILLEVFSVVVCSRGLKPFKFYGSVYVTIGLSSECILRIDKSCPVECHKSGMPIIVHGPRQDHFSMSHLPLVIDVDFRDAISEAVISCGHVDPLDLESNLVAERRICSVVRGEQGFAAVHYSIFPKAVCAEVKIKLSAKCLPRVINGEIYALYGSFEPGRCSCVDKLFTNFLFYDKDDGLRVDGVDSTLTLLKPLISIPIDSFLIIKADLTVSLVRDNLSQGRKPIKGEAKFLKNEDFPRQIGEGDCYLDVTVLYRYT, encoded by the exons ATGGAGATAGACCGATCCCAAGGAAGAAAATTATCAGACAG CCCAAACATCACAAGTCCGCATAGGGATAGGAATACGGATACGGATTCGGATTCGGATTCGGATTGGGATTGGGATTCCATTAAGGCTGATTTTATGCTATCTTTGAAAGATGTTCGTGTTGCCCCACCACCACTTGTTAAATTCTTCAATGTCAGCCTAAGTGGCAGCTCTTTAACCAATGACTGTCAACTTTACGGAGATATTGCGGTCCGTGATATGTGTGGTCTTGTCTTTCTTATGTACCACCGACTTGAATCCAACCCACAGTCTATAGTTTCCGGTGAAAACTTGTTGACCGATGAAAAGGACCTGGGAGATGTTGTTACTATACCATCAAACGATCTCCTTCTTCATTTCAGCCTTGTCGCCTCTTCCAAACTCCGCCTATGCGACAACATTACTTTGGCTATACCCTGTGGTAAAGATGGATGGGATGAAGAATATGCTGGAGTAAGTTATCTCCGAGTCCCATATGCTGGAACTGCCACT AACtctaagaaaaaaaatcaaagccgATTGGAGAATGAGATGTACCCATCGCGAGTACCTATATTACAATCCAG GCATACGGATTGGGATTATGATTTGGATAATGATGATGTTAAACCATGTTGTTACCAAGGTCTTCATGTTGCTCCACTTGTTGAAATCTTCAATGTCAGCTTACATGGCAGCTGCTTAACTAAGGACTGTCGAGTTTACGGATATATTGAGGTCAGTGATAAGCATGGTCGTGTCTTTCATATCTACCGCCGACCTGAATCCGACCCACAGTCTATAGTTTCCGGTGACAACTTGTTGCTAACCGTTGAAAAGGACCTGGAAAATACTGTTATTATACCATCCGACAATGTCCATCTTCATGTCAACCTTGCTGCCTCTTCCAAACTCCGCCTACTCGACAACATTACTTTGGATATATCCCGTGGTAAAGATAGATGGGATGAAGAATATTGCTCTAAGCTTAGTGGCAGAGAGGACTTTTATGTAAAAGTGAATTATGCAACTTTCCCTTATGCAGTTACTGCCACTGTAAGTATCTTATTCTTCAGCAACGACGATGCCCACCTTTTTCAAAATGaacgggaggaggaggaggaggatgtaaCCAACTACAATAAACATAACTGCTCCCATTTTGCTAACTTATATGGGTCTGTAACATCATCTGTTTCTAGCAATAAATCTCAAATGACTTCCCTTTTTAGTAATCCGAGAGAAAATTGTGTAAAGGTCCAGTGTGGGAGTTTTATCAATCTATCAAGATCGGTGGTCGTTGTCCCCGCTTATTCATCACTACAAATTGAAGCCTCATTATATGATGGTGATACCGCTGGACTAATTGCTGAGGGCAAGGTTCAATTCAGACCCGAAGACTGTAAGAAGGATATTGTGGGGATAAATGAGGGCATACTTGTGCAAGTTGTTTGGAGTAGTGGTGTATATCGTGAACTTTACAGAACTAACTCTGAAAGTGATGAGGTACGTGAAGAAGATCCAGTTGAAAGTGATAAG GTAGAGTCCAGGCAATCTACCTCGTCTTACTT CATTCCACATGAAGACTATATTACTAACCG GCGCATTCCTTCTCCCTGTTCTATGGACATATTGTTGGAGGTGTTTTCTGTAGTGGTTTGTAGCAGAGGTTTGAAGCCATTCAAGTTCTATGGCTCTGTTTATGTCACCATTGGCTTGAGCTCAGAATGCATTCTCAGAATAGATAAATCCTGCCCTGTAGAATGTCATAAATCAGGAATGCCTATAATAGTTCATGGCCCTAGGCAGGATCATTTCTCTATGTCTCATTTACCCTTGGTTATAGATGTAGATTTCAGGGATGCTATCAGCGAGGCAGTTATCAGCTGCGGGCATGTTGACCCTTTGGATCTCGAAAGCAATTTAGTTGCCGAAAGGCGCATTTGCAGCGTTGTTAGAGGGGAGCAAGGTTTTGCCGCAGTCCATTACTCAATCTTCCCAAAAGCAGTATGCGCTGAAGTGAAAATTAAACTAAGTGCCAAATGTCTCCCGCGCGTAATTAATGGAGAAATTTACGCTCTATATGGCAGTTTTGAGCCTGGAAGGTGTTCCTGCGTGGACAAGTTGTTCACAAATTTCCTCTTCTATGATAAAGATGACGGTTTGCGAGTAGATGGTGTTGATTCCACCTTGACACTGCTGAAACCTCTGATATCCATACCAATAGACTCATTTCTAATCATCAAAGCTGACCTGACGGTTTCACTTGTCCGTGATAATTTGTCCCAAGGCCGTAAACCTATAAAGGGCGAAGCAAAATTCTTGAAGAATGAAGATTTTCCTCGGCAAATAGGCGAAGGTGATTGCTACCTTGATGTCACCGTTTTATACCGATACACATGA
- the LOC141657562 gene encoding uncharacterized protein LOC141657562 isoform X3: MEIDRSQGRKLSDSPNITSPHRDRNTDTDSDSDSDWDWDSIKADFMLSLKDVRVAPPPLVKFFNVSLSGSSLTNDCQLYGDIAVRDMCGLVFLMYHRLESNPQSIVSGENLLTDEKDLGDVVTIPSNDLLLHFSLVASSKLRLCDNITLAIPCGKDGWDEEYAGVSYLRVPYAGTATNSKKKNQSRLENEMYPSRVPILQSRHTDWDYDLDNDDVKPCCYQGLHVAPLVEIFNVSLHGSCLTKDCRVYGYIEVSDKHGRVFHIYRRPESDPQSIVSGDNLLLTVEKDLENTVIIPSDNVHLHVNLAASSKLRLLDNITLDISRGKDRWDEEYCSKLSGREDFYVKVNYATFPYAVTATVQCGSFINLSRSVVVVPAYSSLQIEASLYDGDTAGLIAEGKVQFRPEDCKKDIVGINEGILVQVVWSSGVYRELYRTNSESDEVREEDPVESDKVESRQSTSSYFIPHEDYITNRRIPSPCSMDILLEVFSVVVCSRGLKPFKFYGSVYVTIGLSSECILRIDKSCPVECHKSGMPIIVHGPRQDHFSMSHLPLVIDVDFRDAISEAVISCGHVDPLDLESNLVAERRICSVVRGEQGFAAVHYSIFPKAVCAEVKIKLSAKCLPRVINGEIYALYGSFEPGRCSCVDKLFTNFLFYDKDDGLRVDGVDSTLTLLKPLISIPIDSFLIIKADLTVSLVRDNLSQGRKPIKGEAKFLKNEDFPRQIGEGDCYLDVTVLYRYT, encoded by the exons ATGGAGATAGACCGATCCCAAGGAAGAAAATTATCAGACAG CCCAAACATCACAAGTCCGCATAGGGATAGGAATACGGATACGGATTCGGATTCGGATTCGGATTGGGATTGGGATTCCATTAAGGCTGATTTTATGCTATCTTTGAAAGATGTTCGTGTTGCCCCACCACCACTTGTTAAATTCTTCAATGTCAGCCTAAGTGGCAGCTCTTTAACCAATGACTGTCAACTTTACGGAGATATTGCGGTCCGTGATATGTGTGGTCTTGTCTTTCTTATGTACCACCGACTTGAATCCAACCCACAGTCTATAGTTTCCGGTGAAAACTTGTTGACCGATGAAAAGGACCTGGGAGATGTTGTTACTATACCATCAAACGATCTCCTTCTTCATTTCAGCCTTGTCGCCTCTTCCAAACTCCGCCTATGCGACAACATTACTTTGGCTATACCCTGTGGTAAAGATGGATGGGATGAAGAATATGCTGGAGTAAGTTATCTCCGAGTCCCATATGCTGGAACTGCCACT AACtctaagaaaaaaaatcaaagccgATTGGAGAATGAGATGTACCCATCGCGAGTACCTATATTACAATCCAG GCATACGGATTGGGATTATGATTTGGATAATGATGATGTTAAACCATGTTGTTACCAAGGTCTTCATGTTGCTCCACTTGTTGAAATCTTCAATGTCAGCTTACATGGCAGCTGCTTAACTAAGGACTGTCGAGTTTACGGATATATTGAGGTCAGTGATAAGCATGGTCGTGTCTTTCATATCTACCGCCGACCTGAATCCGACCCACAGTCTATAGTTTCCGGTGACAACTTGTTGCTAACCGTTGAAAAGGACCTGGAAAATACTGTTATTATACCATCCGACAATGTCCATCTTCATGTCAACCTTGCTGCCTCTTCCAAACTCCGCCTACTCGACAACATTACTTTGGATATATCCCGTGGTAAAGATAGATGGGATGAAGAATATTGCTCTAAGCTTAGTGGCAGAGAGGACTTTTATGTAAAAGTGAATTATGCAACTTTCCCTTATGCAGTTACTGCCACT GTCCAGTGTGGGAGTTTTATCAATCTATCAAGATCGGTGGTCGTTGTCCCCGCTTATTCATCACTACAAATTGAAGCCTCATTATATGATGGTGATACCGCTGGACTAATTGCTGAGGGCAAGGTTCAATTCAGACCCGAAGACTGTAAGAAGGATATTGTGGGGATAAATGAGGGCATACTTGTGCAAGTTGTTTGGAGTAGTGGTGTATATCGTGAACTTTACAGAACTAACTCTGAAAGTGATGAGGTACGTGAAGAAGATCCAGTTGAAAGTGATAAG GTAGAGTCCAGGCAATCTACCTCGTCTTACTT CATTCCACATGAAGACTATATTACTAACCG GCGCATTCCTTCTCCCTGTTCTATGGACATATTGTTGGAGGTGTTTTCTGTAGTGGTTTGTAGCAGAGGTTTGAAGCCATTCAAGTTCTATGGCTCTGTTTATGTCACCATTGGCTTGAGCTCAGAATGCATTCTCAGAATAGATAAATCCTGCCCTGTAGAATGTCATAAATCAGGAATGCCTATAATAGTTCATGGCCCTAGGCAGGATCATTTCTCTATGTCTCATTTACCCTTGGTTATAGATGTAGATTTCAGGGATGCTATCAGCGAGGCAGTTATCAGCTGCGGGCATGTTGACCCTTTGGATCTCGAAAGCAATTTAGTTGCCGAAAGGCGCATTTGCAGCGTTGTTAGAGGGGAGCAAGGTTTTGCCGCAGTCCATTACTCAATCTTCCCAAAAGCAGTATGCGCTGAAGTGAAAATTAAACTAAGTGCCAAATGTCTCCCGCGCGTAATTAATGGAGAAATTTACGCTCTATATGGCAGTTTTGAGCCTGGAAGGTGTTCCTGCGTGGACAAGTTGTTCACAAATTTCCTCTTCTATGATAAAGATGACGGTTTGCGAGTAGATGGTGTTGATTCCACCTTGACACTGCTGAAACCTCTGATATCCATACCAATAGACTCATTTCTAATCATCAAAGCTGACCTGACGGTTTCACTTGTCCGTGATAATTTGTCCCAAGGCCGTAAACCTATAAAGGGCGAAGCAAAATTCTTGAAGAATGAAGATTTTCCTCGGCAAATAGGCGAAGGTGATTGCTACCTTGATGTCACCGTTTTATACCGATACACATGA
- the LOC141657562 gene encoding uncharacterized protein LOC141657562 isoform X2 — protein MEIDRSQGRKLSDSPNITSPHRDRNTDTDSDSDSDWDWDSIKADFMLSLKDVRVAPPPLVKFFNVSLSGSSLTNDCQLYGDIAVRDMCGLVFLMYHRLESNPQSIVSGENLLTDEKDLGDVVTIPSNDLLLHFSLVASSKLRLCDNITLAIPCGKDGWDEEYAGVSYLRVPYAGTATNSKKKNQSRLENEMYPSRVPILQSRHTDWDYDLDNDDVKPCCYQGLHVAPLVEIFNVSLHGSCLTKDCRVYGYIEVSDKHGRVFHIYRRPESDPQSIVSGDNLLLTVEKDLENTVIIPSDNVHLHVNLAASSKLRLLDNITLDISRGKDRWDEEYCSKLSGREDFYVKVNYATFPYAVTATVSILFFSNDDAHLFQNEREEEEEDVTNYNKHNCSHFANLYGSVTSSVSSNKSQMTSLFSNPRENCVKVQCGSFINLSRSVVVVPAYSSLQIEASLYDGDTAGLIAEGKVQFRPEDCKKDIVGINEGILVQVVWSSGVYRELYRTNSESDEVESRQSTSSYFIPHEDYITNRRIPSPCSMDILLEVFSVVVCSRGLKPFKFYGSVYVTIGLSSECILRIDKSCPVECHKSGMPIIVHGPRQDHFSMSHLPLVIDVDFRDAISEAVISCGHVDPLDLESNLVAERRICSVVRGEQGFAAVHYSIFPKAVCAEVKIKLSAKCLPRVINGEIYALYGSFEPGRCSCVDKLFTNFLFYDKDDGLRVDGVDSTLTLLKPLISIPIDSFLIIKADLTVSLVRDNLSQGRKPIKGEAKFLKNEDFPRQIGEGDCYLDVTVLYRYT, from the exons ATGGAGATAGACCGATCCCAAGGAAGAAAATTATCAGACAG CCCAAACATCACAAGTCCGCATAGGGATAGGAATACGGATACGGATTCGGATTCGGATTCGGATTGGGATTGGGATTCCATTAAGGCTGATTTTATGCTATCTTTGAAAGATGTTCGTGTTGCCCCACCACCACTTGTTAAATTCTTCAATGTCAGCCTAAGTGGCAGCTCTTTAACCAATGACTGTCAACTTTACGGAGATATTGCGGTCCGTGATATGTGTGGTCTTGTCTTTCTTATGTACCACCGACTTGAATCCAACCCACAGTCTATAGTTTCCGGTGAAAACTTGTTGACCGATGAAAAGGACCTGGGAGATGTTGTTACTATACCATCAAACGATCTCCTTCTTCATTTCAGCCTTGTCGCCTCTTCCAAACTCCGCCTATGCGACAACATTACTTTGGCTATACCCTGTGGTAAAGATGGATGGGATGAAGAATATGCTGGAGTAAGTTATCTCCGAGTCCCATATGCTGGAACTGCCACT AACtctaagaaaaaaaatcaaagccgATTGGAGAATGAGATGTACCCATCGCGAGTACCTATATTACAATCCAG GCATACGGATTGGGATTATGATTTGGATAATGATGATGTTAAACCATGTTGTTACCAAGGTCTTCATGTTGCTCCACTTGTTGAAATCTTCAATGTCAGCTTACATGGCAGCTGCTTAACTAAGGACTGTCGAGTTTACGGATATATTGAGGTCAGTGATAAGCATGGTCGTGTCTTTCATATCTACCGCCGACCTGAATCCGACCCACAGTCTATAGTTTCCGGTGACAACTTGTTGCTAACCGTTGAAAAGGACCTGGAAAATACTGTTATTATACCATCCGACAATGTCCATCTTCATGTCAACCTTGCTGCCTCTTCCAAACTCCGCCTACTCGACAACATTACTTTGGATATATCCCGTGGTAAAGATAGATGGGATGAAGAATATTGCTCTAAGCTTAGTGGCAGAGAGGACTTTTATGTAAAAGTGAATTATGCAACTTTCCCTTATGCAGTTACTGCCACTGTAAGTATCTTATTCTTCAGCAACGACGATGCCCACCTTTTTCAAAATGaacgggaggaggaggaggaggatgtaaCCAACTACAATAAACATAACTGCTCCCATTTTGCTAACTTATATGGGTCTGTAACATCATCTGTTTCTAGCAATAAATCTCAAATGACTTCCCTTTTTAGTAATCCGAGAGAAAATTGTGTAAAGGTCCAGTGTGGGAGTTTTATCAATCTATCAAGATCGGTGGTCGTTGTCCCCGCTTATTCATCACTACAAATTGAAGCCTCATTATATGATGGTGATACCGCTGGACTAATTGCTGAGGGCAAGGTTCAATTCAGACCCGAAGACTGTAAGAAGGATATTGTGGGGATAAATGAGGGCATACTTGTGCAAGTTGTTTGGAGTAGTGGTGTATATCGTGAACTTTACAGAACTAACTCTGAAAGTGATGAG GTAGAGTCCAGGCAATCTACCTCGTCTTACTT CATTCCACATGAAGACTATATTACTAACCG GCGCATTCCTTCTCCCTGTTCTATGGACATATTGTTGGAGGTGTTTTCTGTAGTGGTTTGTAGCAGAGGTTTGAAGCCATTCAAGTTCTATGGCTCTGTTTATGTCACCATTGGCTTGAGCTCAGAATGCATTCTCAGAATAGATAAATCCTGCCCTGTAGAATGTCATAAATCAGGAATGCCTATAATAGTTCATGGCCCTAGGCAGGATCATTTCTCTATGTCTCATTTACCCTTGGTTATAGATGTAGATTTCAGGGATGCTATCAGCGAGGCAGTTATCAGCTGCGGGCATGTTGACCCTTTGGATCTCGAAAGCAATTTAGTTGCCGAAAGGCGCATTTGCAGCGTTGTTAGAGGGGAGCAAGGTTTTGCCGCAGTCCATTACTCAATCTTCCCAAAAGCAGTATGCGCTGAAGTGAAAATTAAACTAAGTGCCAAATGTCTCCCGCGCGTAATTAATGGAGAAATTTACGCTCTATATGGCAGTTTTGAGCCTGGAAGGTGTTCCTGCGTGGACAAGTTGTTCACAAATTTCCTCTTCTATGATAAAGATGACGGTTTGCGAGTAGATGGTGTTGATTCCACCTTGACACTGCTGAAACCTCTGATATCCATACCAATAGACTCATTTCTAATCATCAAAGCTGACCTGACGGTTTCACTTGTCCGTGATAATTTGTCCCAAGGCCGTAAACCTATAAAGGGCGAAGCAAAATTCTTGAAGAATGAAGATTTTCCTCGGCAAATAGGCGAAGGTGATTGCTACCTTGATGTCACCGTTTTATACCGATACACATGA
- the LOC141657563 gene encoding putative pentatricopeptide repeat-containing protein At5g43820 — protein sequence MAVYPLRFFFSVKQSRYPNFSFLFSPFSTLTTSINSNQINSHPNTNPNPNPNPNADESQILNQLSTLLPIRRTTIPNLYSPNSISSSIGNQTVINKCSPDGFLPIEDKLRGVFIQKLNGKASIENALSSALGDGEVNVEVVSRVLDRGNLGGEAMIMFFDWVVKQPGVGRDVGVYNVVLKALGRRKFFDFMVGKFREMSNEGVCPSCDTLMIVMDSFVRCRRLSKALEVFRDLEVFGMKCDTEAFNVLLRCLCKRSHVGIANSLLHSMKGKVVFDCVSYNVVIAGWARLGKVGEMERCLKEMVDDGFSANCRTYSSVIECLGRAGQVEDAVKIFNSMEDEYCRPDVRVYNAMIANFVSAGDFGECMTYYKDMLSNDCAPDVDTYRTIIAGLIKSRKVADALEMFDKMLRHGLTPTTGVITSFIEPLCSFGPPHAAMMLYKSARKYGCKVSVTAYKLLFMRLSRFGKCAMLLKLWNEMQECGHSSDMDVYEYVVNGLCNNGQLDTAVFVMEEALRKGFCPTRLMYSKLNNKLLASNKSEIAYKLFLKIRRARASENARKYWRANGWHF from the coding sequence ATGGCGGTTTATCCTCTGCGCTTCTTCTTTTCCGTTAAACAATCCAGGTACCCTAATTTCTCTTTCCTCTTTTCCCCATTTTCCACCCTGACAACTTCTATTAATTCAAATCAAATTAACTCACACCCAAAcacaaaccctaaccctaaccctaaccctaatgcGGACGAGTCACAAATCCTCAATCAACTATCTACTCTTTTGCCGATTCGTCGTACGACGATACCTAATTTATACTCGCCGAACTCGATTTCATCCTCGATTGGGAACCAAACGGTAATTAACAAGTGTTCTCCAGATGGGTTTCTTCCAATTGAAGATAAATTACGAGGGGTGTTTATCCAAAAACTTAACGGTAAAGCTTCAATTGAAAATGCGCTATCTTCTGCTTTGGGTGATGGAGAAGTCAATGTTGAGGTTGTTTCCAGGGTTTTAGATAGAGGGAATTTAGGGGGTGAAGCTATGATAATGTTCTTTGATTGGGTTGTTAAGCAACCCGGTGTCGGTAGAGATGTGGGGGTGTATAATGTTGTTTTGAAAGCGTTAGGAAGGAGAAAGTTTTTTGATTTTATGGTGGGGAAGTTTAGGGAGATGTCGAATGAGGGGGTTTGTCCCAGTTGTGATACACTTATGATTGTGATGGATAGTTTTGTTAGGTGTCGTCGGTTATCGAAGGCGTTGGAGGTGTTTAGAGATCTGGAAGTGTTTGGGATGAAGTGTGATACTGAGGCGTTTAATGTATTATTGAGGTGTTTGTGCAAGCGGTCTCATGTGGGTATTGCGAATTCGTTGTTGCATTCAATGAAAGGGAAAGTGGTGTTTGATTGTGTTAGTTATAATGTGGTTATTGCTGGGTGGGCGAGGTTAGGGAAGGTTGGTGAGATGGAGAGGTGTTTGAAGGAAATGGTCGATGATGGGTTTTCTGCTAATTGTAGGACTTATAGTAGTGTTATTGAGTGTTTGGGTAGAGCTGGTCAGGTTGAGGATGCTGTTAAAATTTTTAACAGCATGGAAGATGAATATTGTCGCCCTGATGTCAGAGTTTATAATGCAATGATTGCTAACTTCGTCTCTGCGGGTGACTTTGGTGAGTGCATGACATATTACAAAGATATGTTGAGCAATGATTGTGCACCAGACGTAGATACATATAGAACCATAATTGCTGGTCTGATAAAGTCTCGGAAAGTGGCAGATGCACTTGAAATGTTTGATAAAATGTTGCGTCATGGACTCACTCCGACTACTGGGGTTATCACTTCGTTCATCGAGCCTTTATGTAGCTTTGGCCCACCACATGCTGCGATGATGCTTTACAAAAGTGCTAGGAAATATGGCTGTAAAGTATCAGTTACTGCTTACAAGCTGTTATTTATGCGGCTTTCTCGGTTTGGTAAATGTGCAATGCTTCTCAAGTTGTGGAATGAGATGCAAGAGTGTGGGCATTCTTCTGATATGGATGTGTATGAATATGTTGTAAATGGGTTGTGCAACAACGGACAACTTGACACTGCCGTATTTGTTATGGAGGAGGCCCTCCGTAAAGGATTCTGTCCAACCAGGCTCATGTATAGCAAACTTAACAACAAACTGCTTGCTTCTAATAAGTCAGAGATAGCTTATAAGCTTTTTCTGAAGATAAGACGAGCACGTGCTAGTGAAAATGCTAGGAAGTACTGGCGTGCTAATGGATGGCACTTTTAA